The DNA region CCTCCCGGCTGCTCGCGGTGGCCTTCAGGTACTGCCTGAACGCGGCCACCCGCTGATGAAGCTTGCGGAAGGCGACGTACGTCCCATTGCGCCCCAGGACGTCAGGCCAGGGCATCGGGGACACGCCGCCCGTTTCGTCGGGGTAGCCGAGTACGAATTCGCCTGCCTTGAGCGGTTCCTCGTGGGGATTGCTTCCTGGAATGCCGCTGCCCTCGACGGCCGGATGGCTGATGCCGTCCTTGAAGCCGAACGGCTCCTTGCCGGTGCTCAGTGCATGGCAGTCCTGACGCCAGATTGCCTCGATGCCGCCAAGTTCCCGCACCGCCTTGCTCGCGCGCTCCAGCGCCGTTTCGAGTTGAGCCTGAGTCGGCGAAAGCGCCGTCAGCACGACATGGACGTCGCTCGTTCCCAGCGGTGGCTCCCAGTGTTCGGGGCTGCTCTCGCCGTCGTCCCCCAGTGCCTTCGCCCGGGCGGCCATCCCCTGGCGGAACTCCCACGCGAAGCTGTCCAGTGAGTTTCGTGGTACGCCCAGCGCCTCGAGCCCGTGATACGTGAGCGCGACGCTGAGCCAGCAATCGGCGGTCGGGCTGCTCGGATGGGCGGCCGTGGCCACAACCGAGCAGAGCCGCCCCATCAACTCCCGCCCCGCGCTCCGGTCATCGATGCGGAGGAGGATATAGGTCGCGACGTACGGAGAAGGGCGGGGCCGCAGCACTCCGCTCTGGATGTCGTCCAGTTCGAGCATCTCAGTGGGCCGTGGCGAGGTTCTTCCAGAAACGCACGAGGCTCTCATCCGCCCCGAACAAGGTGCTGAAGATGGTGGAGTCGGCGACCAGCACGTCGCCGGCCCTGCCGTCGCCCGGCGGCATCCACACCAGCGCATTGAACTCGGTGTTTCCCTCGTTCGTGAAGGGATGGGGCCTGGTCAGGTCGATTGGCTGTTTCGCCAGGACACGAAGGGAATGGGAGTCCTCCGTCGTGACCGCGTAGTGCGGCAGGTGCATGTGGAAGTTGAAGTTCTGGACCCCGGAGAGCCAGCCGCGCGTATCCAGGTCTTCCATCACCGTCAAAGGGACGCTTCGGTTCGTTCCTTCGACGACGGCAGGGCGCAGGCCCCAACGATTCTCGACGGGGATTCCCAGCCCCTTCATCAACGAGCGCGCATAGCCGCCGAAGCGTTGCTGACGAGGCACCAGCGCGTCGCCATGATGGGCGTACTCCAGGGCGCGCTCCTCCAGGTCCGGTGAGTGTCCGACGTCGTGGTGTGGGCCTATCACCAGGCAGGTGCCTTCGCGCTCAAGGAATGCGCGGACCGCTTCTATCTCCTCCGGGGCGGCCACCTGTCCGGTGACGTTGTGGTCCAGGCCGAAGACGAGCAGCGTGTCCGCGTCGGCGAGGACCCTCTCGTCGAGTGGCAGGGGGAAGCCCGCCTGATCGACCCGCTGAAACATGGGGACCCTGTGCCCGGTGACTTCCTCGATGACCCGTTGGAACTTCACCCATGCCCAGAAGAAGAGCTCCAGTGAGCCCGCGACTCCTTGCTGGAACCTCAGCGGGTCAGCCCACTGTGGGGACTCGTAGTGGGGCCAGAGGGCTCGGCGAACCTCGGTCATGGTCGAGAACCGGTTGTCCATTTCGGCAGGGTTTCGATTGGCTTCTCCGGGGTAGCTCCAGGACGTGTAGACGCTGACTCGCCGATGCCCCCGCATGTATCTCCTCGGCGCGTGGTTCTGGTTGTACGTCCGCCCCGACGTTTCGCCCATGACATGCCTCTACTGCATCTGCTCGAGCATCTCGGCGAGCGCGGCCTTGATCTTCAGCGCCTTCTTGATTTCATCGCCTGTGAAGAACGGGTACTCGCCGTACTCGAGAAAGCTGTTGCACTGGTGGTCTCGGATGAACTGGATGAACGCAGGCGTGTTGGTCTTCCAGTCCATGGGAAACCCCTCGAGGTTCTCGAAGGCGGTGTTGATTCCGGACTGTGTGAAGAGTACGACTGCGTCCTCGGTGTATTTGTCGAAATCGGTGTCGAAGATGCCCTGATACATGAACCGGGTGTCGTCATCGAAGAGCACCCAGCGGAGGTAGTGGAGCTTGAGCGGCGCGAGAAGGTCGGGGTTGGCCTTGAGTGCTTCGGCGACCCTCTGGCCGTAGCCACGCATGGCATCGGCGCGCCCGGGCTTGACGTTGGCAACAATCGTGAAGCCATAACAAGCAGGAGTCTTCGGAAAAATCGGACCGTACTTCCCCCGCTCGAGGTGATCAGTCGACCTGGGAATGGCCATGGCCTGGGGCTTGATCTCCATCGCGAGGCTCCTTCTGTGCGTCCACTTCAAAGCTTGTGCTGGGGTCTGGAAGCTGCAATCACGTAGCGGCCAGCGGAACGAGCACACGGTGTCCCGTCGCCTCGGCACGCTGGACCGCGAAGTCATGTCGGAGCCGGAATCACGCCCTTCGGTGAGGCACTGGTGTCGTCACCGTTCGGAATTGAATGGCACCGGCCTGGGCACACGGCGCGGACGCCGCTGGCAGCGGCCCTCCTCGTCCCTCTGCTCCAGCCCGCCACCCTCACCAGGGTCCCTTTCGGTCTGATGCTGGCGAGGACGTCGTCTACCTGCAGGACGGCGAGGCCACCGTGGAGGGTCTGCGCTTCTGGGGGAGCCCCTGGCAGCCGGCCTACAACGACTGGGCCTTCAACCTGCCCCGAGGCGCCGCCCTCGCCAGCAAGTGGGCGGCCATCCCCGAGGGACTGGATGTGCTCATCACCCACGGGCCTCCGGCGGGCTTCGGGGACCGCTCCTCGGTGGGGGGACGTGGCGGCTGTACGGACCTGCGCGAGCGCGTGCTCGCCGTGCGTCCCCGGCTACACCTGTTCGGCCACATCCACGACGACGGCGGGCTGTGGCGCGAAGGGGACACGTGCTTTGCCAACGTCACCACGTGGGAGTGCGAGCGCGCGCCCACCGTCCTCCAACTCGACGCCCGAGGCGTGACGGAGGTGAGCATCCCTCCCGCCCGGCGCTGACTCGCGTTCCTTATCAACCACTCCTGGGGGCAGTGGTTGATAAGGAACTTCTCGTTGGAGGGGAACGAGGAGCTTGAGGGCCGACACACTACCGAGCATGTGGCGCGCGGCTCAAATTGCAACTGTAGAACTAATTGGCACTCAACATGCGGAGCCGTTCGAGGATGGCGTCATAGCCCAGTTCGAACTGATGCTCTGTCTGGGTGTTCCAATCCTTGCCGCCCGAGATGTCCCTTCCATTGGCATCCTTGTGCTTGTCGAAGTTCTGGAGCCCCGCCGAGGCTTTATCCTTCACTGCGGCGGAGACCTCGCGGAGTTGCTCCGTCCAGGACGTGTCCTTGCTGGAGAGCACCTCCGTGATGAAGTTCTTCAGCGCGACTTTCCCGACCTCGCCCGCAGGACCCAAGGGCGCCAACGCCACACCCGCGATGGTCTCCGCCAAGTCTTTCTTGAACTGCCCCGCGTCCGCGGTGCGTTTGATCTCCAGTCCATACGCTCCCACCATGGCTCCCGTGAGACTCCCCAGCGTGCGCGCGTAATGGTCATTGACGGGGGGCTTTCCACCCGCAGTTGCGGGGTTGAGCGCCCCTGCGCGGAGTTGCTTGGGCAAGTCCTCTTTGACGAACTTCGCGAACCCCGGGTCCTTGCCCGAGCCGTGGACGATCGAATCACGCAAGAACTTCGGAAGCGCCTGGAGCGTGTCGTCGTAGGCGCTGTTGGGCCCACCCGAATTGTTCGTCAGTTCATTGATGATGCCCGAGGGGTCCGAGCGGAAAATCTTCTTGAGCCCTTCCAACTGGGTCGCACGGGCGGGGTCGGTCTTGTCCCCCAACGCGTTGGCTCCCACACGGAAGATGTTCGCACGGTGGTCCGAATACGCCGGCCCCTTGAACAGGTCTGGCACCTGCCCAAGTATCTTGACCGCGCCGTCCGACCTGGTGGGCTCTCGGCCCGAGAAGCTGTTGTTGTGCGGTGGCTGCTGCAGTCCCTTCTCGAGGATTGCGACGAACTTGTCTCTCCCCAGCTCTGCTCCGTAATTCTGGATGAGCTTGGGGTCTGAATTGAGTACGTCCGCGAAGTTCTGCGCCTGGATGGTGTTCTTGTCCGCGGTCTTGCCGGATTCATTCAAGAACGTGCGACGAACGGACTCCGGGGTCTCCGGCTGCTTGAGTACTGAGACCATGGCGTCTGGCACCTGGCTCTTGGCCGCCTCGCGTGCCAGGTCGTTCACCACGCTGGGCG from Myxococcus xanthus includes:
- a CDS encoding Dyp-type peroxidase, which encodes MLELDDIQSGVLRPRPSPYVATYILLRIDDRSAGRELMGRLCSVVATAAHPSSPTADCWLSVALTYHGLEALGVPRNSLDSFAWEFRQGMAARAKALGDDGESSPEHWEPPLGTSDVHVVLTALSPTQAQLETALERASKAVRELGGIEAIWRQDCHALSTGKEPFGFKDGISHPAVEGSGIPGSNPHEEPLKAGEFVLGYPDETGGVSPMPWPDVLGRNGTYVAFRKLHQRVAAFRQYLKATASSREDEEFLAAKMMGRWRSGAPLALCPHHDAPDLGADSSRNNAFLYSDDPTGYKTPPASHVRRANPRDASVAGVVRLHRMIRRGTAYGPELPEGILEDDGAERGLMFAFIGAHLGRQFEFVQSEWVNGGDFLGLGDAKDPLVGANDGTGVFSVPKRPIPRRMQGLPRFVVTRGGEYCFMPGLRALRWLADLRT